The genomic stretch GCCTTCCTTGACATAGCGGTTGAGGAGTTCCAAGGTATAAACGGCTACGTCGCCGGAAAGCTTGGCGCAGCGGTCCTTCTTCTCATCGCTGGAAGTGGAGACGCCGGCGGCCCGGGCCCACTTGCTCACCGACATGTGGCACAGGGGGGAACCCGCCACCGTGGTGACTTGTTTCGGGAACTTGCAGTAGCTTTCGTAGCGCTCGCTGGGAAACTCAAACTGGCAGTACCAGCTCAGCAGGTTATCCACCAGGGCGGGATAGTCTTTCCCCGCTACCATGTTGATGAGCATGGCGGCCGAGTTCAGGGAGCCGCAAATGGTACCCCAGCTCACCACTCCTCCGGAGCCCTGCAGCCACAGGTTGTCGGGCAGGGTGGTCCAGGGATAGCCCACCTTTTCCCGCAATAGATCCACGATGGCGTAGAAAGTAGCGTTGGCGCAGGCGCCCCGGGAGAAGTAAAACTCGTAGCCCCGTCTGGCCACTTCATCGGGATCCAGTTCCGCCCAGGGCCAGGGGAAGGGAGGAGGAGTACCGGGATCGCCGGCAGGTGCAGGGGCCGCGGCGCCGGTGTTGATATGTACCGTCCTGGTGGCCCCGTCCCAATCGACCTTGGCACCCAGTGCCTCCGAAACAAAGCGGATGGGTACTAAAGTGGTGCCGTCTTTGATCATGGCGCCGGCGGAATTGACCAGCTGGCCATTGACCATGATTTTGACGGCATCAGAAGCCCGCGCCAGCTGCAAACCGCCCAAGCCTAAAACGCTGGTAGCAGCGGCCGTTCCCGCGGCTACGGCCATGAATTTCCGGCGGGACAGTTTTTCTTTCTCCATACCTATGCAACCTCCTTGTTAATTATTCTTAATTAAAGCGTAACAATTGGAGCCGTTTACTCCCCGGTTGTTTCCTTCTTCACCTCCTCTTGGGAAAGTCTCTTTTTTCACAATCTTTATTAGCCCGCAACAACTAGCGATATTGAAATTTATAATTCGCCGCCGGTTTTCGGATTCCTTTAACAATAACGGAAAAATTCTTTCTAATATTATTAAATTTTCCAAAGATGCGCCGAGCTGGGCTGGAGAAACACAAAGCTGCCCGGGTTCTTTTAACCCGGGCAGCGTAAAAGGAGTGTGGAGACCGGAACCAAAAATTAGTGAAGTTTACGGCATTTTGACGCCGCCTATTTAGTGTGGTCGTCGTGGCAGGTGATGCAGTTCATCTTGCCCTGTTGGGTTTTGGGGGAAGCATTGTTAAGGGTGTGGCAGCCGGCGCAGTGGGCAAATTCCGCCTTCGGCTCCCAAACGGTGATAAAATCAAGCTTGCCTCCCCTGGCCCAGTACTCGTTGAGCATCTCTACCACTTTGGCGGCTGTATCCCCGGAAACCTTGGCACAGCGATCCATCTTTTCCGGGCTGGACGCAGAGACCCCGGCCTCGTTGGCCCACACGCTGACTGAAATATGGCACAAAGGAGACCTGGGGACAGTCGTGATTTGGTCGGGGTACTTGCAGTAAGCTTCGTGGGCTTTCGTCGGCAATTCGGTAGAAGAGTACCACTCGTACAGTGCGTTAATCATGGCATTGCCGTCTTGGGGGCCTGCCGCCAACCCCAGCACCATGCCGGCAGAGTTTAATGCACCGCAGAGGGTACCCCATCCGGCGGCGCCTCCCGCGCCGTACCGCCACATGTCATCGGACAGGGTAGTCCAGGGATAACCCACTTTTGTTTTTAATTGGCTGACGATGGCCAGATAAGCTGCGCTGGCACAACCGCCGTGGGAAAAATAAAACTCATAACCCAGTTTGGCCGTTTCAGCAGGGTCCAGTTCCACATATGTCCAGGGCAGGGCCGGCGGAACGCCCGGGGTAGCGGCGGTACCGGCCTCGGTGGTGATTCTCACCGTGTTGGTGGCTCCGTCCCAGTCCACTTTTGCACCCAAGGCTTCGGAAACAAACCGCACCGGTACCAGGGTAGTGCCGTCTTCGATTTTGGCTCCTTTGGAGTTCACCGGTACTCCGTTCACTAGGATGTTGACACTGGTGGCGGCCGAGGCTAATTTGAGGCCGCTGAGCCCAAAAACACTGCCGGCGGCTGCGGCTCCCGCGGCAAGAGCCATAAATTTCCGGCGGGAAAGGTTGTTATTCTGCACGTAAGGACACCTCCGTTTGATGATAAGTAATGTGAACACTATCCCTTAATCGGCCGCTTTTGGAGAGAGATTTCACCTCCAAGCGTGATGTTATGTAATTAAAAACAACCAGATAATATTTCCTCAAATATTCTATATAGCAGCAGGAATATCCTGCTGGTTTACAAAAAAAATCATAAAAACTTTCGTTATACATATAGTCGGCGAAATGATTGTTCTTGCAAAAAAGGCTGAATTGGCTGGAGCGAAAAGGAACAAATCCGCCGCCGGCAGGAGTCAGAGCAGGTGTAAGGGAATTAATACGAAGCGTAGAACCGGTGCCCGGCCGCCGGTTGGAAGTGGTTATGAAAGAGGTTGCCGGGTGTTATAATGAAATAGGTCTTTTTGCAAAGTTGTGTTATAGTGTATTGTAGGCTTGCTGGAGGATCATCGGAAAGGAGAGTTGCGTAGTGGTACGGGCAAACATTTCATTTTTTATGATTCCTAAGCAGGATGTGGTTTACCTGCCCTATGACGCTACCATGAGGCAAGCTCTGGAGAAAATGGAGTACCATCGTTATACCGCAGTCCCCCTCATCGATGAATGCGGTAAGTACGTGGGCACCTTAACCGAGGGAGACTTGCTGTGGAAAATAAAAAATACTTTTGACTTCACTTTTGAAAGTCTAAACCGGATTCCGCTGACGGAAGTACCCTTGAGGTGGCAGAATCATCCCGTGCGCATCAATGCCACCATCGGGGATTTAATTGAGCGAGCCATTGAACAGAATTTTGTGCCGGTGGTGGATGATGACGACGTGTTCATCGGCATCGTGCGCCGGCGGGAAATCATCGAATACTGTGCGAAGCTTCTCTCTTTGCAGCGGGAGGAGAAGACAGAGTAAAGTAAGGAGTGGAACCGATGTACATCAGCACCAGGGGAAATTACCCGGAAATATCGGCCTCGCAAGCCATCAAGGTGGGTATGGTACCCGCCGGGGGATTGTTTGTCCCCACAGCCATTCCCCGGCTTTCCCTTGAGGAAATAGGGAGTTTGGTGGGTACTTCTTATCAAGCACTGGCTGAGACGATCCTAGCCCGTTACCTGGATGATTACACAGGGAGTGAAATCCGGTCTTGCGTAGCCCAAGCGTACAATGAAAGCAGTTTCGGCGCCCCGGAAGTGACGCCCTTGCGCCGGCTGGAGGACGGGCTGCACATCCTGGAATTGTGGCACGGCCCTACGGCGGCCTTTAAGGATGTGGCACTGCAGCTGATGCCGCACTTGTTGTCGAGGGCGGTCCGGAAAGTAGGTTCCCAAGAGGAAACAGTCATTTTGGTGGCTACTTCCGGCGACACCGGCAAAGCCGCCCTGGAGGGTTTCAAAGACGTACCCGGGATCCGGATCATCGTTTTTTACCCCCATGAAGGGGTGAGCAAGATCCAGCAGCTGCAGATGACCACCACCGACGGCGCCAACACTTATGTGGTCGGGGTGAAAGGGAACTTCGACGATTGCCAGACCGGGGTAAAAAACATTTTCGGGGACAAGGCTTACGCCGGTTACCTGGCCGCGCAGGGTTTTGCATTGTCGTCTGCCAACTCCATCAACTGGGGCCGGCTGCTGCCCCAGGTGGTGTATTACTTTTCCGCTTATTTGCAGTTGGTAGCCCGGGGCGTGATCACCCTGGGAGACCGGATCAATTTTGTGGTGCCCACTGGCAACTTCGGCAACATCCTGGCGGGATGGTATGCTTCCGCCATGGGGCTGCCGGTGCACAAGTTGATTTGCGCTTCCAATGAGAACAAAGTACTGGCGGATTTCTTCGCCAGCGGGACTTACGATCGCCGGCGCGAATTCCGCCCGACCATCAGCCCCTCCATGGACATTTTGATTTCCAGCAATTTGGAGCGGTTTCTCTTTGAAATGAACGGGCGGGATGCCGCCGCCATTCAGAGGTGGATGGAGTCCCTGCAGGCGGAAGGATATTTCGCCGTGGATCCCCGGACGAAAGAGGCCATGGATGAGGTGATCTGGGGCGGTTATGCCACCGAGGCGGAAACCCTAGAGGCTATCCGTGAGGTTTACCGGGAATACGGTTATACCCTGGATCCCCATACCGCCGTCGGCATGAAAGTGTACCGGGACTACCGCCGGGCGACCGGGGATACCGGGGTGACGGTACTGGCGGCCACCGCCAGCCCCTTTAAATTCAATGCCAGTGTGCTCATGGCCATTGCCGGGGAGGAGAGCTTGCAGGGTCTGGACGAGTTTGCCATGCTGGAGGAACTGGCACGGCTTACCGGTATGCCGGTGCACCCGGGGTTGGCAGGATTGGACCGGAAAGAGGTGCGCCATCACCGGTTGGCAGCCAAGGATGAGTTTAGAGCCCGGATCGAAGAAATCCTGGGCCTGAAATAGGAGGCAGCCCCGTTGATGCTCTTAAAGAATGGTTGTCTTGGTCCGCGGCAGCTTTTTAGGTAAGCGGGAAACGGGGGAATACATTTTTTGCATAACCGGCGGTGTTGTTTCATAAAGATCACCAAGAGAAAGATTAATGTAGGGGGGACAAAAATGCCGCCGGTATTTGAAAAGTTTCAGTTCCGGGTGA from Clostridia bacterium encodes the following:
- a CDS encoding CBS domain-containing protein; translated protein: MIPKQDVVYLPYDATMRQALEKMEYHRYTAVPLIDECGKYVGTLTEGDLLWKIKNTFDFTFESLNRIPLTEVPLRWQNHPVRINATIGDLIERAIEQNFVPVVDDDDVFIGIVRRREIIEYCAKLLSLQREEKTE
- a CDS encoding threonine synthase → MYISTRGNYPEISASQAIKVGMVPAGGLFVPTAIPRLSLEEIGSLVGTSYQALAETILARYLDDYTGSEIRSCVAQAYNESSFGAPEVTPLRRLEDGLHILELWHGPTAAFKDVALQLMPHLLSRAVRKVGSQEETVILVATSGDTGKAALEGFKDVPGIRIIVFYPHEGVSKIQQLQMTTTDGANTYVVGVKGNFDDCQTGVKNIFGDKAYAGYLAAQGFALSSANSINWGRLLPQVVYYFSAYLQLVARGVITLGDRINFVVPTGNFGNILAGWYASAMGLPVHKLICASNENKVLADFFASGTYDRRREFRPTISPSMDILISSNLERFLFEMNGRDAAAIQRWMESLQAEGYFAVDPRTKEAMDEVIWGGYATEAETLEAIREVYREYGYTLDPHTAVGMKVYRDYRRATGDTGVTVLAATASPFKFNASVLMAIAGEESLQGLDEFAMLEELARLTGMPVHPGLAGLDRKEVRHHRLAAKDEFRARIEEILGLK
- a CDS encoding split soret cytochrome c precursor translates to MQNNNLSRRKFMALAAGAAAAGSVFGLSGLKLASAATSVNILVNGVPVNSKGAKIEDGTTLVPVRFVSEALGAKVDWDGATNTVRITTEAGTAATPGVPPALPWTYVELDPAETAKLGYEFYFSHGGCASAAYLAIVSQLKTKVGYPWTTLSDDMWRYGAGGAAGWGTLCGALNSAGMVLGLAAGPQDGNAMINALYEWYSSTELPTKAHEAYCKYPDQITTVPRSPLCHISVSVWANEAGVSASSPEKMDRCAKVSGDTAAKVVEMLNEYWARGGKLDFITVWEPKAEFAHCAGCHTLNNASPKTQQGKMNCITCHDDHTK